The Triticum aestivum cultivar Chinese Spring chromosome 7B, IWGSC CS RefSeq v2.1, whole genome shotgun sequence genome window below encodes:
- the LOC123160859 gene encoding inactive histone-lysine N-methyltransferase 2E-like, producing the protein MFTENHVTTVDARLIGIAREIADARCPADILQRSFGSAVLAATYRGLCKACLLKSRKSGVVGCPLLLLLWSYERFPIGRPYVYIDKPFGLEDLAGAYVPAIGDLPTMGSVWARRERQFAHSQVRGCYPSFTAQFDSLHEDQVIWEPYSAEAISSRYPVGISGLCTRDRHFWMTKAKLVFDVTVEEMSLHRVMRQFGLYQEPEIPKIPQLPEHVHKDSRLGGNKSMDYWLKSITPYVDEWTTAATNTWGEGRAFNWQMFGLYLQRYRHTTRIYLVPSAAPDQIEAPLTSDMYPTASVVGTRHHAGDLTVQAREEVSALMRRFQRGETIPPREGVSWLRRLDDKLRGIYAAVTCRRSSDVALPPPAHRPPRPSVQHSEPRPSVQRSQPRPSVHRAEPHPSQPGSSSRHEPPPSQPGSSSWHEPPPSQPGSSSWHEPPPSQPGSSSWNEPPPSQPGSSSWNEPPPSQPGSSYWHQPPPSQPGSSYWHQQMELGGNLSQPFMHSEQSPILSGGADYFEGDREDDDHATNIYGFSQTVFHTPPPPPTQETQTVTDEVNYGRGYREPRPPPQRLSPSGPRPRKTQTRRRPPQ; encoded by the exons ATGTTTACGGAGAACCACGTGACCACTGTCGATGCACGACTCATCGGTATTGCACGAGAGATAGCTGACGCACGTTGCCCCGCGGATATTCTACAGAGGAGTTTTGGTTCTGCTGTGTTAGCGGCTACGTACAGAGGCCTGTGCAAAGCTTGCTTGTTGAAGTCTAGAAAATCTGGTGTTGTTGGATGTCCATTATTGTTGCTGCTCTGGTCATACGAGAGATTCCCTATTGGACGACCCTATGTCTACATTGATAAACCTTTTGGTTTGGAGGACTTAGCTGGGGCTTATGTGCCTGCTATCGGCGACTTACCTACTATGGGTTCTGTTTGGGCACGGCGAGAG AGACAGTTTGCACATAGTCAGGTTAGGGGATGCTACCCGTCCTTCACGGCGCAGTTTGATAGTTTGCACGAGGATCAAGTTATCTGGGAGCCATACTCGGCTGAGGCTATATCATCGAGGTACCCAGTTGGGATTTCTGGATTGTGCACTAGAGATCGGCATTTttggatgaccaaggccaagttggTGTTCGATGTGACGGTTGAGGAGATGTCTCTTCATAGAGTAATGAGACAGTTCGGTCTATATCAAGAGCCTGAGATTCCAAAAATTCCACAGTTGCCAGAGCACGTGCACAA GGACAGTCGCCTAGGAGGAAACAAGTCCATGGATTACTGGCTTAAGAGCATTACCCCTTACGTTGACGAATGGACTACCGCTGCGACAAATACCTGGGGTGAGGGTCGGGCCTTTAACTGGCAAATGTTCGGGTTGTATCTGCAGCGTTACCGGCATACAACAAGGATCTACTTGGTTCCATCAGCTGCTCCTGATCAGATCGAAGCCCCTCTCACCAGCGATATGTACCCAACTGCCTCTGTTGTGGGAACCAGACACCACGCG GGTGACTTGACAGTACAGGCGCGAGAGGAGGTTTCCGCTTTAATGCGGCGCTTTCAGAGGGGAGAAACTATCCCACCGCGAGAGGGCGTCTCATGGTTGAGGCGTCTTGATGACAAGCTACGGGGGATTTACGCTGCTGTTACGTGTAGACGGTCTTCGGATGTTGCACTTCCTCCTCCAGCACATCGTCCGCCACGTCCCTCTGTACAGCattcagaaccacgaccctctgtgcaACGTTCACAACCACGACCTTCTGTGCACCGTGCAGAACCtcatccttcacagccagggagctcttccaggcatgagccacctccttcacagccagggagctcttcctggcatgagccacctccttcacagccagggagctcttcctggcatgagccacctccttcacagccagggagctcttcctggaatgagccacctccttcacagccagggagctcttcctggaatgagccacctccttcacagccagggagctcttactggcatcagccacctccttcacagccagggagctcttacTGGCATCAGCAGATGGAACTAG GCGGCAACCTGTCGCAACCGTTCATGCATTCAGAGCAGTCACCCATCCTTAGTGGTGGTGCTGATTACTTTGAGGGCGACCGCGAGGATGATGACCATGCTACAAACATTTATGGCTTCTCgcagacagtgtttcacactccaccaccaccaccgacgcaGGAGACACAGACCGTGACAGACGAGGTTAACTATGGTCGTGGTTATCGCGAGCCTCGTCCACCGCCTCAGCGCTTATCGCCTTCCGGTCCTCGCCCGAGGAAGACCCAGACTCGTCGCCGTCCCCCGCAGTGA